From the Triticum urartu cultivar G1812 chromosome 4, Tu2.1, whole genome shotgun sequence genome, the window GAATTCATTGGTATAACTTTTGCTCCCGCCGCAGTCgatctcgttggttaaatttatggtcaaagttgaagcacgggaATAGAGGAAGCACTATATTTTGGATCGGAGAGAGTatgttttttaaaaaaaatagacTAGCATACCAATAAAATGCAAGAAGGCATATTTCCCTTTTTGAGGTGCTGCGGGAAATAACTTTGAAATATTCATAGGACAATATTTCCTCGGATCACAAAGGCCTGCAAAATGAGGGATTTTAGGCCCCATAGGGGACATTGCCCGTCCCACGCGTCTTAAGGCTGGGGCGGGTTGGACCCACCTCCACCAATGTCCTTCGATCGCAAACATTGTATATGCCCATATATTCAATTTGCCTACAAGTTTGAGAGGTTTTTTTTGCCGCCCCCACATAGAGGTATTTTTGATCAGGGCCGAACTCTTCTAGATTGCTCCTTTGGTACTCCACGAGAGGAAAAAATTGTCTCATATCTTTATCATCACTGCCAAATCGCTTCTCGATGAGTTGTGAGTGGTCTACCCCCAAAATACTTGTTCTATggtagtctctctctctctctctctctctctctctctctctctcatgtctAGATCATATGAGTTGTCCTAAATGCTTATAATCATTTATATAATTCATCCGTTGGATATTTTGATATGTGACAAACAAAGCACATTAAAATTTATTTTGTAAATGCTAAATTATAGAAAAGTCGGTGGCCATGCTCGCGCTTGGAAATATGTGTGGGTGATATTTCCATGCTTGGTTTGAGCCCAAGGGATGAGCAGGTACCCAAGTCATAACATGTTGGGGACTCTGAAAAATCATTTTCCTACGATTTAGAAGACAAGAGGCGGAAAACTtttcccctcgatccggtgcagCTGCGGCTTCCCCTACCCTCCACCGCTTGCTAAGACAATAAGAGGGCAAGGGAATCACAGGTATGTGTGACAGGACCATTCTTGTAGGGTCCTCAAGCGTTTGTCCAGAAACGGTGGAGTCCTGCAAAGGGGATAGTTTTGCGGTTTGTTTTTGTTCTCCAGTTCCATCTCCGTTTAATGAAGCTTAGCCAAATACAACTTTTTAGGGGAACTTGTGAGATTTGTCCATTTGTGTTCCGCTCCTCTGTATGGATGGAGTTGGGATTATCCTATGGCCCTTCTCAGTGGTAGTTTCTCCTGGATTATCCTTTGGCAGATAGATTTTATTGAAAGTGTGACTGTTACATGCCTTCTTCCGAGTGGCAAGGTATCATTCCACACCATGTAACATGGTGTCGAGCCCGAGGGTTCCCCTCTCCTATGCTTGCCTCCTTGGTCGTGTGAGTGTTGAAGAATCCTGAAGCCCTCTATGTCAACTCCTGCTAGATAGGTCGGGGTTACTGCTCCAGTGGCGAATAATGTTTCATCGAGTCTGGTGGCACATCGATGGTGGTGGTAGCCCTGACTGGTGAGGTATGATTCTACAAGGTTGGTTGGCGAGGCAAAGGTAGTAGCATCCCTTTGTATTCTGGTGCTCTAGTGTTGTCTCTATCACATCGGTATATCCTTCGGTGCTAGCGAGAGCCTCTGAGAAGTTTTGTAGGTTTGAGTCTTGGATATGCGACTCTTCAAGCGGCCGCGGCTTTTCCTCCAATGCCATGGTCCAAAAGGACTATGGCCTTGACGACATCATGCATGCCGTCAATAGTGGCATCATGGCTCCGGTTATGGGTTGGAATGCAGCCTTGCGAGAGGAACACAATGGTCTTCTGCCAGGGACCCTGTAATAATTTATGTATTTTTAAGTGGTATTTGTACTACTAGTTTGGTTAATAGATTAGACCCCCAATAAACCCCGAACGTTTGGATTTTAAGCCGCGGCCGAAAAATGTCCGGGTTGCCATGAAAAACGTCCTggttgccatgcttaaaatccaaACCTTCTGAATTTATCATTTCCTAATAGATTTGACTGCATTTTTCAAACCAAAAGAGACGAGCATACCTAAAATTTTCTTTCAGCATTCTTACCCTCGACCTCCTCCTCTAGTTGTCTATCGCTGCTGTCATCGAGCACTAAGTTCGTTGGCTTCCTCTTACCAATGTGGCATCTGACTAACTGGTCCAACTTCATGATAACCCAGCCAGCAGACCTAAATCAATGGATGAGTACTTAGTATAATGATGTGGCGTCCCAGTGTTCGTCGTCCGAAAAATAAATGGGAATGGTGTATTTTTGTAGCAAAGTTGATACTATCACTGGAAAATCTTGATGATTATCACATTCATAAGAGAAAAGTAATACACTATAATTTGCTCTTGGTACATCGACACTAGCTTTACAAAATGGCATATTATGTTTTAAATAAAATGAACGTTCAGGCAAGATGTCCCAAGTTAATCTTGGCAGTACATGACTGTTCACCGGAGGCCTAAATTTTAATAAATACTTCGCAGTAAGTCCTAAAAAAGATTGTATGCATGTTGTCTCCATCTCTTGTAGACGAACAAGACTCTCATGTAGTTTATTCACACGCGTGCAACACACAAAGGGTTTATTGGAGTACTAGAGTCGTGGAGCATATGGGATTAATGAAGTCGCCAACGAACGCTTCCTTGCTGGCCGATATGTTGCTTATCATTAAGTGATACCGTATTATTATGCCCGGATAAGATTAGAATCCTGGCTAAGCAAAAATAAAATGACAAATCTGGTTTTGATGGCTCTTCTCTACCGATTCCTAGGTAGGGTATCTCAGTGCGCTCTACATGCATGTCAACTTTGTTGCTAATCATTATATTGACCCCATTCGAAGCTTCGCATCTCCTAACTGGCAGTGTTGTTTCCGCGTGATTTGCTTTGGTATTTCGCTTAAGAATGCACCTGTGTTCAAGCCTGCTACCGGCGGGCAGGTTCATATATAGCTCCATTCCGCCTTCAGCGAAGACAAGGGCCAGATAAGCTCCGTTCACCATCGTCAAGCAAAGGTTAAGAGCTTCGTACGTTTATCTTGGCCTCCTCTTCTCGTTCGTCCTTTTATTATTTCTTTTATGATTTTCGCCTTTTGTCCATAAAAACGATGATCAATTATAATGGAGTTTGACAAAATGAAACGTGATCTGCTACTACAGGAACTTAAGCAAGCTGCTTGCGAACCCAAACTTCACCAAGTTATCTCTGGTCGATTCTCGGTTTTCGTTCAGATGGTAAGCAGCCTAGCTCTCTCTATATATATCCGTTGAACAGGCGGCATACACTTTTTCCTTCCCCACTATTCCGGTTGAGTGAAACTTAATAAAGTCTCCAGTTTTGAAATTCCAAGCTTTTTTGCAGAAGTTAAATGGTCTTTTTACAATATGATAAAGTTACATGTTAATTTCTCTGATGAATGAAACTTAATTAAGTCTCCAGTTTTGAAATTCCAATCTTTTTTGAATAAAGTTAAATCTTCTTTCTCAATAGGATAAAGTTGAATGCTAATTTGTCCCTTGGATGTTTATAAGTCTCTACGCATACATAATTGCACAATCATTGATCATTCTTCAAAAAAGAATCTAGATGGCGACTTTCCATTCAATGTtctgatttatttattttatttaggCCGCTGAACTGATGAACCGTTCCCGTAGCTTGGCCGAAGGAGCTGTGGTCATGGTATGCCCTGTGCTTCTAGCATTGTCTCTTGACAAGGTCGACCTCAAAGTGTATGGGCGCCCTGCTTTCTTCGCCATGCTTGCCATGGCAGGTATCACTTTAATAACCGCTATCTGCCCCTTGCTCGTGTGTTGCTTCACCAAGAGGTTCCCAAACATGGGTAACATCGAGCCTGCCCCGGTGACGGCGAGCCTGGCAACCCTCTCATCTTCTTGCCTCCTCATCCTCGCCTGCTTCATGGCGCAGCTCGTTGTCTCCAAACAAGTTTTAATCGCCGTGGGCGTCCtatgtggagccttcatcctagttCGAGCGGTCTCGTACTGCCTCGGCGGAAATGGTGACCCGTATTCACCGGATCTGCACAAGGTACTGGATGAATCACATGAGTTCTTGACGGGCGTCACTGGAATCCTCTTTCTGGGGCTTGAAGGTTTGGCACTAGAAGGTCATGAGAATCAGATGGTTCAGAAGGTCGGGCTTGTGGGCACCATCAGCTTCATAGTTTGCGCTCTTGGTGTGTGCATGATGTACCTCGAGATGATCCCCCCTTTATACTTCAAGaaaaggggagagggagagattgTGTGTTTAACTCTGATGCTCGACAGCATCATGGCTGGTGGTACCTTCACGGTGTTGATGGTTGTCATGCTTAAGCTCATGGGTCCTCCAGCCCTGATGCTCTTCGCACCTCCAGCATTGATAATCGTCGA encodes:
- the LOC125553184 gene encoding uncharacterized protein LOC125553184: MAAELMNRSRSLAEGAVVMVCPVLLALSLDKVDLKVYGRPAFFAMLAMAGITLITAICPLLVCCFTKRFPNMGNIEPAPVTASLATLSSSCLLILACFMAQLVVSKQVLIAVGVLCGAFILVRAVSYCLGGNGDPYSPDLHKVLDESHEFLTGVTGILFLGLEGLALEGHENQMVQKVGLVGTISFIVCALGVCMMYLEMIPPLYFKKRGEGEIVCLTLMLDSIMAGGTFTVLMVVMLKLMGPPALMLFAPPALIIVELAYQMAVDRRSLLADQAPGAVQASTTASLELTRVTFTGFLAVSITAIRNTSPSMLTSCFLLFAASAIVFGLSWRLLSQTQIRNRLAHRALSDLVASSADLASLCTHFCIVITTILFLAMAGTARGK